From the Brachybacterium sillae genome, the window TCTTCTCGGGAGTGGAACCCGACCGCCCGCAACGGACACTGCGACGATCTGTCACACCCGAATGCCAGAATCAGCAGCTGAACACCGGCAACGACGCCGACCCACCCCGCTCACCAGCCCCATGAAACATCGAGGCTAGCGCCTTCTGCTTGTCCTGCGCTGCCGGATATAACCCCTCGTGGAGGTGTTTCTCGAACTCGCTGTCCCGAACCCGATTGACCATGTCAGTATATCCCGCTTCTTCAGCTGTTAACACCTTCCCGGAGCGCGGGAACTTGATTTCGCGCATGATGCTGGCCTTCTCTTCGGACTTTTGCTACGACGCAGTCGCGAGGTTCACAAACTCCTGCTTGAGGGCATCAATCTTTGCTTGTTCAACTAGCCCGGACTCGAGGTTGTAGAGCACATACTGCGGCTTCCGACTCGACTCGGGCTGTTTCCTGGGGAGCGGAACGATGCCAAGTTCAGTTTCGAGGTCTTGTGCGAACCGAGTGATCCGCTTCGTAAACGTAGTCTTTGCCTCGCTGATGGCCTCCGTAACCTCGGTGTCGTGAGCGCTGCCATTGTCACCGTCGTAGAGCACCGAGTGATCAATGCCGAAGGCACTCAAAATCGCGACAAAGCGGTGGATATTGAACTTGCCCATGCAGTCGATGACAGCGAGACCGCGAACCGGCGGCTCCATGTGCCCGCGCGTCGTGAGATACCTGTAGAGCGCAGTCTCGCTCGGCCCCTCGACAAGGATGACCCGCTGACTGAAGAATGCGGTGGTCCGAGTCGACTGCATCCAAAGTTCGGTCTTCAACGACGCCATCATCGCCGCCTTGTTGACACCGACTGCACTATTGCCGTGCGGCACGATGCTATCGTCAGCGACGAGTGCGTCGGCAAAGAGCTGATCAAGTTGTGACTGGGATAGCTGATACGAGGTGGTCACACCTGCATCTCGACGGAGACGGATCAGCCTCGTCAAGTCGTCCATCGATTGGCTCACGAACCGTGAACTATGCGTCGTTAGCAACACCTGCGTTTTGCCGTCCTGTACGAGCTTCAGCAGGCTGTCGTGCAGTACTTCTTCCTGCGACGGGTGCAGAAAGGCTTCCGGTTCCTCAAAGAGAATCCAGGTGAGCTGCGGCGTGAACTCCTTCTTCTCGCTGGACGACGCCTTCGGCGGGTTTGCGTGCTTCGCGGCTAGCTTGATGAGCGTGTAGATCAGATGCCGCTGGAACCCCGCGCCGAATCCCGACTGATCAATTTCTCCGCCGTGCGTCTCATCAATGAGCTGGGGCTTGATCAGGGTCTTCAGGATTTCTTCAGGCTGAATACTCTGAACTGCCAACGAGAACGAGGCTTCCCAGCTCGATATCTCATCAGTTATTTCCTCCTCGAGCGACTCGAGAGACCGACCATCAGCGCTTGCCTGCGTCTTAATTGAGCCCTCGAAGGTGCCGAATGCTTCCGTCAGGTGCTTGTATGCGGGGCTGTCGGCCACAACCTTGTTGAGCACTTCGGCTACAAGCTCACGCAGCGCTGACAGGCCGGTCAGCTTGGTGTTCTCATCGATCTTGCTCACCGCAGGGATGTAAACGATGTGACCAACTTTGCCGGAGCCGACGTTCTTCGCGCCGTAGAAGAGGTTGTTAGAGAGGTTGCCGTTTTCGTAGGCGTAGTAGCCCGAGCGGGCTTTTCCGTCGGCGCCCGTTGACGGACTGACGTAGTTGCGAACCCGGAATGTGCCGTCGGCACTCTTGTAGTCATCCTTCAGTTGCGCCAGTTCATCTTCGGTCGGCTTGAACTCCACCTCAACCCATGCCTCGGGGTCGCCCGAGGCAACCTTCGGTTTGTCGCGAGCGTCATCCCACTTCAGGTCGCCATAGAACAAGCGGATCGCATCAATCATGTTGCTCTTGCCCGCATTGTTGGCACCGGCGATCAGTGAGAGCGGCTCGAGCCGAATCCTCGCATCGTGGATACTGCGGAAGTTGTGGATCTGGACTTCAACTGCACGCATTAGAGGTTCCATTTCTCCGGTACTGCCCGCGCGTAGTCGTCGATGCCGATGGCTTCGAAGTGGCGCTTGGCGGACTTGATCTTGGCGAGCTCTGTCGGGCGGAGCTTCGAGTCGTCGAGCGTGCTCTTCGTCTCTCGGATCATGTAGATCCGGTCCTCGCCGTCCTCCTGCTTGATGATCGCCCAGTCGGGGTTGTACGGGCCGACCGGGGTGTCGATCTTGAACTTGGCGGGCAGCTTCATGAACAGCTTGATGTCCTCGCGGGAATCGAGCAGCTCCGCGAACTGGCGCTCCACGTCCGAGTCAAAGACGACGTAGTCGAAGTCGGTCTTCTGAGTGTGCTGCACCTTGTACATCTGGTCGAGGAAGCGCTCCTTCTCCTCCTCACCGTCCTTCTGCAGCTCGCGCAGCTCGTATACCGAGCCCGCGATCCGCTCGTACTGGACGCCATCGACAAGGAGCGCGCCGAGTTCCGCTTTGAGCACGCGCTTGACCATCGTGATGAAGTCGTTCGGGTTGCTGATGAACTCGCCCAGCCGGCCGCTGCCGATCAGGATGTCGACGATGGTCTTGCGGGTGAGGGAGGTGGCTTCCTGAAGCTCCGTGATGATGTCTGGCAGGTCGTAGCTGCCCTTGAGATCGGCCGAGCGGGTGCCGAGTTCTTCGCCCTTGGCACCGCCTCGCAACACCTTGACTCCGGCGCGGGTGACCTGGATGCGCAGCGCGTCGATCTTCGGCGCTTCACGGATCGCCTGGATGGCGTTCTCAATCAGCTGCTTACGCTCGACCTTGACGCGGTAGGTGGTCTTCTGGCTGATCGTCTCCCAGAACTCCTCGAACTCCGGTGTCGAGTAGAGCTGCTTGTTGAGCACGCGTGGCTGACGCTTGCTGACCGGCTTGACGTACTTGCCGATGTTCGCGCGCTCGACCAGCTCGATGATGATCGGCTCAGCCCAGACGAAGTCGACGGGCAGGCCGAGGTCGAAGCCGAGTTGGTTCGGCTGGAACTTCGGAGTGACAACGCCGTCCTTGTCGATGAAGCCCTTGTCTTTGAGGTGCTCCCAGACGAGGACGGAGCGCTGGTAGCCGAACTGGTCGTCGGTGAGCGTACCGTTCTCGTCCTGCAGCGGGATCTTCGAGAACTCGGCCCGGCGCACCCGCCCGATCTCGACACCGGCGTCCTTGTACTCGCGCTGGAGCGCGTCTGCGAACTTCGTGTACGACTCGTTCGCCACGACCGTCAGCGTCGCAACACCACGGTCAGCAACACGGGTGTAGCCGTCAGCGGTCTTGGCGACGGGGAGGCGCAGGCCACGTCCGAGCGTCTGGCGGCGTTCAACTTCTTTGCCCATTTCACGCAGGGTGCAGATCTGGAAGACGTTCGGGTTGTCCCAGCCCTCGCGCAGGGCAGAGTGGCTGAAGATGAACCGCACGGGCTCGTTCTCGTCGAGCAGCCGCTGCTTGTCTTGCATGATCAGTTCATAGGCGTCGTCATCGGCCTTAGTGGTGCCGGACGAGTCCTGGAAGGTGGTCGTCTTGCCGCGTTTGATCTGGGAGAAGTAGGCCCGGCGCAGTTCGCTCGGCGCCTGCGGCAGCAGCTCCTGGTAGCGCGCGGACTTCGCGCGTTCCTCGACGAAGACCTCGTCGAACCACTGCACGAAGTCGCCGTTGGCATCGTCGTTGTTCGTGCCGTCGCCCAGGTAGCTGGCGACCTTGTCGACGAAGAAGAGGCTGAGCACCTTGATGCCCTTGGCTCGCAGCTTCGATTCCTTGCGCAGGTGCTCACGGACGGTCTCGCGGATCATCTCCTTGTAGATCGCGCCGGCCGAGGCGCCGATGCTCTCGCCCTCGTAGAGGAAGCCGTGGGTGGTGAGGTCGACGTAGGCAGGCTCGATGCTCATCTCGTTGATGCGCCAGCCCTCGTAGATCGGGTTGTTCGTCAGGCGTGCATCCGACAGCTCCTGGTGCTGCCTCACGCTCACGACCCGGCGCTCAAGCGAGCCATCGGCCTTGCGGCAGGACAGCTCCAGCCGGGCCGACCACGACGGCTCACGCCGCACCTCAACCAGCTTGATATACGGCGTCGCATCGGCACCCTGCTGGGCGACCTCTGCCACAACGATCTGCTTCACCAGCCCGAGATCGTGGGCGTCGACGGGATCGAGGCGGTAGACGACGTTGCGCTGCTTCTTGTGCGTCGCGCTGTAGCGCAGTGTGAAGACGGGATCGAGTTCGCCGACCGCCGACTGTGAGAGCTGTGACTCCATGTTCTGCGGCTCGTCCATGATCACGACCGGGTGGGTCGCCTTCAGGTAGTCGATCGGGCGCAGGCCGTTCAGCTTGTCGCGCGTCTGGTGGATGATGCGCGTGTTCGCGTTGCCACGGATCGAGTCGATCGTCATGATCAGGATCTGCACGTTCGTGGACGTCGCGAATGACTGCACCTCCTCGGCGCTCTTGCCGCTATAGATGGAGGCATCGAAGGTGATGCCGTGCGGCTTGTAGAGGTTCTCGAAGTGCTCGCGCATGAGCCGGATGCTCGTGCTGACGCCCTCGCGGATCGCCACGCTGGGCACGAGGATCACGAACTTCGTGAAGTTGTACCGGACGGCCAGATCAAAGATCGTGCGCAGGTAGACGTAGGTCTTACCCGTACCGGTCTCCATCTCGATATCGAAGTCGAGCGCGTCGCCCGCGAGCGACGGCGCGACCTCGAGGCCGTTGCGATCCTGCACACGTTGCAGGTTCGCGAGGATCAGGTCGCGGTCGAGCACGAGGCTGTTACCGACCGCACCGACCTCCTGCGTGAGATCGATATCGAGTGCGGCCTGATCCGAGTCGGGCAGTACCGCTGCACCACGCAGGGTGGTGACCAGCTTCTCTGCGTCCTTCGGCTGCCCGTCGAACAGGTCGACCACGGACGCGATTGCATCCAGCTGATACGGCTGACTGGCGTCGAACTTGAACCCGCTGCTCATCACGCCGTCCAGAGCTCAATGCCCTTGCTCTTGCAGAGCTGGGCCAGGTTGGTCTTGAGTTCGTCATCGCCCTGGAATGCGTCCTCGAGCACGATGATCCGCGTCGGAGACTCATCAACAAGCGCACGGAGCTGCTCGAGCGTCGGCTTCACGTGCTCGTTCAGGTACGCCAGCACGGCGACATCTCCGTCACGGTCACGCACAAGCCGGACGTCTAGGCCACCGACCTCAGCAGGCGAGATGTCCTCGGACAGCGAGTAGCCCTGCTTGAGCAGGATCTCAGTGAGCAGCTCATCGGCCGACGCATCGTCAGTCGCACTGTCACGAAGACTGAGCAGGTGCTGCTGAAGCGCGTCTTCCTCGACATCGCTCGAGAGCCTCCACTTCGAGAAGTTCGTATCGGCCAGACGAAACGCGCGGAATCCAGTATCGAGTGCCTCATCGCGCGCCTTGATGTACAGCGCGAAGTCCTTCGCGACCTTCTCTCCCGCCAGTTCGATTCGTCGCCTGGAGATTGCTGCGATGGAGTCGAAGCCCGCACCGCGCGCCTCCGACCCAACGGGCGTGGGCTCGGGCAGCTGTACCTGAATGAAACGGCGAGAACCACCGTCGCGAGCGTTTTGCTCCATCACTGCGTGTGCGCTTGTCCCCGAGCCCGCAAAGAAGTCAAGAACGATCGAGTCCTTAGAGGTCGTCCCGATCTGAACGAGGTCAGCCAGGAAAGGAACCGGCTTGGGGCCATCGAAGTAGCGGCCGCCGAGAAGCTCCTTGAGTTGCTTAGTCGCAGTGCTCGTGCTGTAAGCAGGCTTGAAGAAGATGGACTTCGGCTTGCTGCTGGGGAGATCGCCAAGATCAGGGCGCTGCTTCTTATAGAACTGCCAGCCGTTACTTGTGTGCTTCAGGATCAGGTTGTGCTTCTCAGCATTCAGCTTGGCCTTGCTCCAGTACCAGCTGAGTTCATCGCCCGCCGGGTTAAGTGGCCACAAAGTGTCGTGTGCCGGGTCCTTCGGCTCATCGTCTTCAGTGACGTAGAAGTCACCGGTCTCCGGATCGATGAAAATCGGGTACCAGAGCTTCGGCCGCTTGCTTCGCGGAGCGTTGACGCCAGTGGCGCGAAGGTTGTCTGCTTCCTTGAACAGGCCGTGATCGTCCTCTTGCCACTCAGCGAGGACCTTCTCCTCGTCGACGGGGAACTTGTTCAGCACACAGGCCGCCTTGTTGCGAGCGCATGCGATGACGAACTCATGGGTTTCAGCGAAGCCGAAGGCATCCTGATTGCCCTTGAGATTCATGATCACGGGGAAGGCGCCGAGGACATTGTCGGACCCGAAGATCTCCTCGCAGAGACGGACGAGGTGGGCGAGTTCGTTCTCGTCGATCGAGATGAACATGATACCGTCCTGTGTCAGTAGGTTCCGCGCGAGCTTCAGGCGCGGGTACATCATGTTGAGCCAGTTGGAGTGGTAGCGGCCCTCGGTCTCGGCGTTCGTCGTGACCTTCTTGCCCTCCTCGTTGACCTGACGTGTCCACTCGAGGTAGGTGTCGAGACCTTCCTTGTAGTTGTCCGGGTAGACGAAGTCCTTGCCGGTGTTGTACGGAGGGTCGATGTAGATCATCTTGATCTTCGCGTGGTAGTGCTTCTGCAGAATCTTGAGCACTTCGAGGTTGTCACCCTCGATGAAGACGTTCTTCGTCGTGTCCCAGTCCTTCGAGTTCTCGAAGTCCGGCTTCAGCGTCGCCGTGGTCGGCTCCTGCGCTGCTCGCAGGGCGCGCTTCTTGCCGGGCCAGAACAGTCCGAAACGCTCGGTGCTATCGGCTACGTCGCCGTCGAGCAGTTCCTTGAGTTTCTCGACATCCACCTTGCCGTCGGCGATAGCCTCGGGAATCAGATCGGCAAGCTGCGCCGCCAGCTCGGTCCGGAAGTTCGGAGTAGTGGATGGTGTTTCGTAGATCTCGTCAGTCATTCGGGTGATTCTCTTTCATGATTTTAACAATTTGCGTCGGGTTTGTGAATGATCCGTGGTCTATGTGACAACCCGCCAGCGAATCGTGAACAGGTGCTCGGTCTCCTGGGTGCCCTGGAGAGCCTGCTCGATCAGCTCGAGGTATTTGTCGGCCTCGGCGCGGAGCTTCTTGCGCGCGTCCCGGAAGTCCTCGTCGGCCTCCTCGGCACGCTGCTCCCACTTCCGGGCCTCTTTCTTGAGTCGTAGCTGCTCCATCGGGTCGTCGGCCTGCCGGGCGAGCTTGCGGGCTTCCTTCTCCTTGGCCCGGTACTCACGGATCTTGCCTTCGTGCTCGGCCTTGCGATCCTGCTGATTGCGGTAGAGCAGTTCCTCCTGCTGGTCGTAGTAGCGGGAGTTGCGGCCCTGGACTTCCTTCTCCAGCTCCGCCCGTCGAGTGTCCAGGTGCGGCGTGAAGCGTGCCGCGTCGATCGCCACCGGCTGCGTCCCAACATCAATACAGGCCAGGTCGAGGATGTCTGCGACGTATTCCTCGTCGAGCCACCGGCCGTCGTCGGTCAGCGCGCCGGCGAGCATGTAGGACTCGGAGATGTCCTCATCGCGTGCCTTCATGCGGAAGGTCGCAACGCTCACCGTCAGCTCACCGCTCGCGCCCTCCAGCGCCCGGATCGCGCTGCTCACACGCTCCGACTGGCTCAGCGAGAACGTCAGCTCCCGCGCTGGCGTGTCATGGGTCTTCGAGGCCTCGTTCACGTGCTGGGCCAGCGGGCTCGCGTAGCGGTACTGGTGGGCGTTCTCCAGCGGCTGTGACTTGAAGAAGTAGCGCCCGGTCGGCGCGTCCTTCACCGGCGAATGGTTCAACACGAAGGTGCGCCCATCGCCCTCGAAGGTCGCGTACTCGTCCAGCTCGTGCCGGGTCACCGCGAGCAGGAGGCGCTCGAACTTGTTGAGCACCTCGCCGGACTGTGTGTCATACGCCTTGAGGCGATCCTGGACATGGGGGTCGAGGTTGTCGAAGACCTTCGCCTTGGCGCTGGCCATCTCACGTGAGATCTCGCCCGCGTACTGTTCCTCCAGCTCCCTGAACGCCGAGTCCAACTCCTCGGCGGTCCTGCAGCGGGTGAGGATGTCGCTGATCGTCTTCTCGAAGTCCAGGCCATCCTCGATCGCTCCGAGCACCTCGTCGCTCGCGCCGAAGACGCTGGAGAACAGCTGGAACTTGTTCGTCAGCAACTCCAGGATGCGCTGCTCGGCGATGTTGCCCTTGTTCGAGAAGTTCACGACGACGACGTTGTGCTTCTGTCCGAAGCGGTGCACGCGTCCGATGCGCTGCTCAACCCGCTGCGGGTTCCAGGGCAGGTCATAGTTGACGAGCATCGAGCAGAACTGCAGGTTGATGCCCTCCGCCGCCGCCTCGGTCGCAATCATGATCGTGCCCTCGGTGCGGAAGTAATCCACGAGCGCCTTGCGGCGATCCACTGCGGCGATGCCGGTGATCAGGTCACCGTCCTTGTTCTTCTCCAGCCACGCCTGGTAGATCGCAGTCTGCTCAGGCCCGTTATTCGAGCCGTTGAACAAGACGAGTCCCTCGCCACGACCGGCTTCACGCAACGAGCGGGCGATGTACTCCTGCGTCTTGGTCGAGTCCGTGAAGATGATGGCCTTCTCAGGAGCACCCAGCTCACGCAGCCGCTCGAAGCCAAGGTCGAGCGCCTCACCAAGCTTGACCGCCTTCTGGTTCTCCGTGATCGAACGAGCAAGCGCCGCGTACTCGCGCAGCTCGGCAACCTCAGCACGCATCGCCTCCAGCAGCGACG encodes:
- a CDS encoding ATP-dependent nuclease: MRAVEVQIHNFRSIHDARIRLEPLSLIAGANNAGKSNMIDAIRLFYGDLKWDDARDKPKVASGDPEAWVEVEFKPTEDELAQLKDDYKSADGTFRVRNYVSPSTGADGKARSGYYAYENGNLSNNLFYGAKNVGSGKVGHIVYIPAVSKIDENTKLTGLSALRELVAEVLNKVVADSPAYKHLTEAFGTFEGSIKTQASADGRSLESLEEEITDEISSWEASFSLAVQSIQPEEILKTLIKPQLIDETHGGEIDQSGFGAGFQRHLIYTLIKLAAKHANPPKASSSEKKEFTPQLTWILFEEPEAFLHPSQEEVLHDSLLKLVQDGKTQVLLTTHSSRFVSQSMDDLTRLIRLRRDAGVTTSYQLSQSQLDQLFADALVADDSIVPHGNSAVGVNKAAMMASLKTELWMQSTRTTAFFSQRVILVEGPSETALYRYLTTRGHMEPPVRGLAVIDCMGKFNIHRFVAILSAFGIDHSVLYDGDNGSAHDTEVTEAISEAKTTFTKRITRFAQDLETELGIVPLPRKQPESSRKPQYVLYNLESGLVEQAKIDALKQEFVNLATAS
- a CDS encoding SNF2-related protein, with product MTSQLTDYQAKYYAHELQRSYANDHVGKLAGLLFDAQVEPKPHQIDAALFALQTPFLPGVILADEVGLGKTIEAGIVISQYWAERRRSLLIVAPSSLRQQWQQELYEKFLIPSAILDPKSKDALLAAAGGRSAQVLICSYEFALRHETSLLKAWDLVVADEAHRLRNYWTGKTKAAEAVAHIVKGAHKTVLLTATPLQNKLEELYGLVSIFDPDYFYSLDAFRERYVKNRDLGGDDDLVERVAAVSKRTLRRDVDKYIHFTKRLPLTVEFTPSPDEVRLYDLVNDYLQRDELFAFAGSQRHLSALIIRKRLGSSTYAVASTLENIANRLADEVAAGRRRDGRGGLVAADFAVDDEITSEELEEAEEIDGTANGSRSSSLPLDASLLEAMRAEVAELREYAALARSITENQKAVKLGEALDLGFERLRELGAPEKAIIFTDSTKTQEYIARSLREAGRGEGLVLFNGSNNGPEQTAIYQAWLEKNKDGDLITGIAAVDRRKALVDYFRTEGTIMIATEAAAEGINLQFCSMLVNYDLPWNPQRVEQRIGRVHRFGQKHNVVVVNFSNKGNIAEQRILELLTNKFQLFSSVFGASDEVLGAIEDGLDFEKTISDILTRCRTAEELDSAFRELEEQYAGEISREMASAKAKVFDNLDPHVQDRLKAYDTQSGEVLNKFERLLLAVTRHELDEYATFEGDGRTFVLNHSPVKDAPTGRYFFKSQPLENAHQYRYASPLAQHVNEASKTHDTPARELTFSLSQSERVSSAIRALEGASGELTVSVATFRMKARDEDISESYMLAGALTDDGRWLDEEYVADILDLACIDVGTQPVAIDAARFTPHLDTRRAELEKEVQGRNSRYYDQQEELLYRNQQDRKAEHEGKIREYRAKEKEARKLARQADDPMEQLRLKKEARKWEQRAEEADEDFRDARKKLRAEADKYLELIEQALQGTQETEHLFTIRWRVVT
- a CDS encoding site-specific DNA-methyltransferase, whose protein sequence is MTDEIYETPSTTPNFRTELAAQLADLIPEAIADGKVDVEKLKELLDGDVADSTERFGLFWPGKKRALRAAQEPTTATLKPDFENSKDWDTTKNVFIEGDNLEVLKILQKHYHAKIKMIYIDPPYNTGKDFVYPDNYKEGLDTYLEWTRQVNEEGKKVTTNAETEGRYHSNWLNMMYPRLKLARNLLTQDGIMFISIDENELAHLVRLCEEIFGSDNVLGAFPVIMNLKGNQDAFGFAETHEFVIACARNKAACVLNKFPVDEEKVLAEWQEDDHGLFKEADNLRATGVNAPRSKRPKLWYPIFIDPETGDFYVTEDDEPKDPAHDTLWPLNPAGDELSWYWSKAKLNAEKHNLILKHTSNGWQFYKKQRPDLGDLPSSKPKSIFFKPAYSTSTATKQLKELLGGRYFDGPKPVPFLADLVQIGTTSKDSIVLDFFAGSGTSAHAVMEQNARDGGSRRFIQVQLPEPTPVGSEARGAGFDSIAAISRRRIELAGEKVAKDFALYIKARDEALDTGFRAFRLADTNFSKWRLSSDVEEDALQQHLLSLRDSATDDASADELLTEILLKQGYSLSEDISPAEVGGLDVRLVRDRDGDVAVLAYLNEHVKPTLEQLRALVDESPTRIIVLEDAFQGDDELKTNLAQLCKSKGIELWTA
- a CDS encoding DEAD/DEAH box helicase family protein, with the translated sequence MSSGFKFDASQPYQLDAIASVVDLFDGQPKDAEKLVTTLRGAAVLPDSDQAALDIDLTQEVGAVGNSLVLDRDLILANLQRVQDRNGLEVAPSLAGDALDFDIEMETGTGKTYVYLRTIFDLAVRYNFTKFVILVPSVAIREGVSTSIRLMREHFENLYKPHGITFDASIYSGKSAEEVQSFATSTNVQILIMTIDSIRGNANTRIIHQTRDKLNGLRPIDYLKATHPVVIMDEPQNMESQLSQSAVGELDPVFTLRYSATHKKQRNVVYRLDPVDAHDLGLVKQIVVAEVAQQGADATPYIKLVEVRREPSWSARLELSCRKADGSLERRVVSVRQHQELSDARLTNNPIYEGWRINEMSIEPAYVDLTTHGFLYEGESIGASAGAIYKEMIRETVREHLRKESKLRAKGIKVLSLFFVDKVASYLGDGTNNDDANGDFVQWFDEVFVEERAKSARYQELLPQAPSELRRAYFSQIKRGKTTTFQDSSGTTKADDDAYELIMQDKQRLLDENEPVRFIFSHSALREGWDNPNVFQICTLREMGKEVERRQTLGRGLRLPVAKTADGYTRVADRGVATLTVVANESYTKFADALQREYKDAGVEIGRVRRAEFSKIPLQDENGTLTDDQFGYQRSVLVWEHLKDKGFIDKDGVVTPKFQPNQLGFDLGLPVDFVWAEPIIIELVERANIGKYVKPVSKRQPRVLNKQLYSTPEFEEFWETISQKTTYRVKVERKQLIENAIQAIREAPKIDALRIQVTRAGVKVLRGGAKGEELGTRSADLKGSYDLPDIITELQEATSLTRKTIVDILIGSGRLGEFISNPNDFITMVKRVLKAELGALLVDGVQYERIAGSVYELRELQKDGEEEKERFLDQMYKVQHTQKTDFDYVVFDSDVERQFAELLDSREDIKLFMKLPAKFKIDTPVGPYNPDWAIIKQEDGEDRIYMIRETKSTLDDSKLRPTELAKIKSAKRHFEAIGIDDYARAVPEKWNL